agtGTACGCTCTAAATAGACCAAAGCTGTGAATAACTTGATGTAAAGTCGTTGttaagtgaaaaataaaaattatgcttTTACAATATGTGGCTTTTAATTTGATCCTGACGCTAccacacatttattttatattattacaagaATTGGACCATGTTGATAGCGAGACAgtggaatgaaaaaaaaatttaaacggattttttttaaatcccaactcgtattacatatttttcataaatacagaaaattcacaaaacactaaaagtttaaaataattggtaATTTATGCCCACCGCGCGCATCACGTTAAAAAGAAGGTATAGTGTTCGCAATGtatcattaattttcatttacattttgtgAGTATATTATTTCGGTATTATTAGAATTTTAGCCGACACCGACTCCAAAAATTCATGTAGGTAGATTAAATGTATCGCTCGATAAAAACTGCGTCGTGCATGCCAAGCTAGATCCGTAAAAAGTCGTAATCGATGTAAGTACTTTACATTAtggatttaaattacatattaaGTAGTTACTCTTACTACTTACCATGATGTACaatcaaataaacttacattaaaaaaactactggCAGAATTGAGAATCATCTTTTTTGAGGTCggttaaaaagcatataaataggctatttgacaaagttctaaaaactatcttagggtatttatttgtttataaggagccctacaaaaatacttttctgcctttattacagctattttattaaaaaatcgaaaaagaaaatgaaatattcaaatatgccgccaaaacgcgacttttagcaatatggcggccatggcatgcagtgacgtaaatttcgtgtaaatatcatacaaagcttgttggtgtttcgaaaagttttgattttctcttgttttatttaacttttgccacgtcatatgtctgaaaattattaaaatgaattcctataaatgttgtgcagtgcctcaatgcactaatacaacaataaaatctcctacgaaactgtttttttctatgccgatggatttgaatattcgcaagaagtggtttcagatcatgatctaagatcagtggttaccaagatatacttacattgatgttttcacattcctcagttcgtatctcagcatagaaatctggattgtctttgaagaagacaatccggatttcttcttccaaccattattgcgtccacttttggtaggtttcgactgtcagctttcgcggaattggtttccattattaaatacctatgttatctgagtaatcctgagcaatcaaacacttataaaatcttgaaaaataatagcgaacactaaggaacggtacgatccacagtctgtttatggataattgacgtcataatagaaatagccaatcactttcgtttttagtcacgtgacagctgcatataaaaacctaattttctgagacggattttgtttaaataatgcaatatttttatctcgcgttattacaaatcgctccaaaaaaataatattaagactgatgacataaaagaaatgtatatttttaatacagtcaaatagcctattagtTATAATCTCATCTTTGCGCATTTTTAATTGCACGTTACCCGCTCAACCATAGAGTTTCGGGGCCTGTTTATCACCTCCTTAACATGTACTAGGTATGAAAGTACGATACTTACGAAGTACCTCAGAAAAATACTAGTTGTAATACATGACAGCTGCCAACACTGCCCTCTGTAGCTGTCAATTTGTAATTTGTCTGTGGCTTTTCCGTTTTGGCGCACGCGGAAGTGAAAGAATCCGATTTCCTTTTcctataaatttcaaaaataaacacgGTAAACTTTTGTAGGCgctaagtatttaattttatttataaactaagtTCAGATCGCAGTATTGTGATTGTGCTTTAGTGAATTTCCAAAGATGGAAGTAACAGACTTTAGTGATATTCTCAATGGTCGTTCAATAAAAATGGAAAGCAATGATGGCCCGTTTGATGATAACACTGGCGTAGAATCTTCGGATCCATTATCAATGATTCCGCAGTATGTTACAGAAAGTGATTTgggtaagtataataaaactactGCTAGCACAAGCTTCATAATCTGTGTTTACAAGCTTGTTGTGACTAAGAGTTATACGTTTATaggatttaaaaacaaatattttaaagaagtaGTACCGACACATAGTagaagtaaacaaaaaaaagcacACATTATCAATACTATATTTGAATTATGAAtacaaatcaaatatattttgttttatcaagGTCAAAGTTAACCTTGTTATTCAGTATTTACCATTCACAGattgacggaattgagataagatatatattggcagattgctagcccTCTGTCGAAAAGAATAATCATAAATTTCCAAGTAACAGATCTTTAATCCCAGAggacttaatttaattaattcattacaGTCTGTGAAGCAGAGGACACACAttaattttcttcacttaAAAACAACATGAAACTGTATAATTtatacacatatatgtataatgtccAGGTTTGATCCCATCCGGAACAGAAATCCTACAAACTCCCCTGACCGTCTTCAATGACACTCCTGATGAAGATGACACGATGCAGAGCACAGATTCTAGCGGTAAGTTCATAATGAACCTTATGGTCcaaaaaacatacacacattgaATCATATCGAATAATCATATTtgaaccgtgtggttcccggcaccaacagaaaaaagaataggaccactccatctctctcccatggatgtcgtaaaaggcgactaaggggaaggcttataaacttgggattctgcttttaggcgatgggctatatcccttgcggggtagacagagccaacagtcttgtaaatattaataagccacgttcagctgtttggctttaagatagaattgagattcaaatagtgacaggttgctagctcatcgccttcaagaagaatctcaagttttctagccttttccttagtcgcctgttacgacatcctATACTAAAGTGCTGGGAAGCACACAGCACACATGTTATCTAATAGATTAGAATATGTACTGACATAGATTGCTGATGGATTCtttgttaggcgatgggctagcaacccgtcactatttaaatctcaattctataatgatagaaacaaaacagctgaatgtatcagtcttttcaagactgttggctctgtctacctcgcaagggatatagacgtgattatatgtatacgtaCTGTGTACATTTTGGGGTGAAAAGAACCTTTGCTGGGTCCTAATGAACAAAGTTCCAAagtataacttttaaatttatttatgttataaaattaacatccagtttgtttttaaagtatCTAGTTTGTGTGAATTCCATTTATATGCGAGACCATGTAATTGGTCTTTAGTTGTTTATATGTTAACTTTATGTTGTTGACGACTGTATTTCCTctgaagaaaatgaaataaagttttttttttcatttgcaaGCTTGCTTAAGTCACTGGCTTTTTCCACATccacaaattatataaacattgctaaaattttttgtgtgttagtttgtccgtctttcatGTAAAATCCACTGAATAtcaatgaaattttgattaataGTGTGGATATGGAGCCCGCGTGAGAATTACCCTATTTCCTTCCCCTTAGAAGGAAATAGGGTAATTCTCACGCGGGCAGAGCTGCGGGGAAACATAGTTATAGTTCTTTATgattaacaaaaatttgtaTTCACAGAAGAGGTGATAGTACAATTGATGGACATAAGGACTCGACTGTCGAAACTGCGCACCATGCTGGAGAGGAGACTGGGCGTTGACCTCTCCGATCACACATTCTGGCTGCAAGACGCTAAGATGGtaagattatatatatttgttttattttctcgaCCTTCGAGTCGTGGACTCGAGAGTTGTCGAATTCCCGTCTTCGGAATTCCCGCCTTCAGGAAGAGGGAGATTCGACGTCAccttcaataaaaatactgttCCCAAAAACTTTACAAAGCGACTGTgtgtgtataatatatatatatacatatattgccgagcttgcacggagagagtaatgaatgtggatgaagcgaaggaagtgtgcagagatcgtggcaagtggaaagaggtggtATCTGCCTACGTATGAATGTATATAGGATACTGATTGGCTGTCTGACATTTCGAAGCATAGCCCAAACGGCTGGTcatgagtttaaaaaaaatgtacgaTGTATTCCATTTTGGACACCAATTAAGTGACACCTGCACTTAGGGCACTAAAGTGTTCTATGGCTAAAGACATCTTAACATGTAAACGCTTTGAACTACagactgattttttttttaactatacataacatatacatatacatacatacataaaatcatgcctctttcccggaggggtaggcagagactgcatctttccacttgccacgatctctgcttacttcctacatacatacatacttctGCATACGTAActcgaaaattatttttaaaatgggtTTTTCCGAATCCAAGGGAAGAGAAagtgtaggaagtatagtcgCAAAGTTACTTTATTCACTACAGGAGACGGGAGGGGAAAaaaggagagaaataatcaaatttaaaatactatattgtggaaataaaatgataaatatgacggcctctgtggcgcagcggtagtacgcatgactgtgtcaccggaggtcccgggttcgaatcccggcctgggcatgatgagaaaagaactttttcttattgtcctgggtcttggatgtttatttatataagtatttattataaaatataatatcattgagttagtatctcgtaacacaagtctcgaacttacttcgaggctaactcaatctgtgtaatttgtcccgtatatatttatatttatatatttatttaagttgcGAATTAATTTGGCAATAAAACATAATCTCTGTCATTTTTTCCTAACTCCaaaaccgttgctatggcgtaccTACATAAAGAAGGTTTCCTACAGAaagtttactttatttctttttctttttcagctGGAAAGCCACAAAACTTTAGTAGAACAGTGCATCCGAGGGGAAGGCGTTGTGCAAGTCAACatacaaatcaaatcaaacgAGAGAAAAATCAACATATTGGACGTTCTGAAACCTGACGAGGAATTGGTGCCGCTAGCCACTGAGCCGAGGATGGATGATGACTGTAAgtggtttaatttatttgcaaaaatctTGCTTCGGCaagagtcgtttcgtgtaaaatctGATTAACAAGATGGATGAATGTGTGCTTTCATTAGTCACCCATGGTTAACTAATCAAATATACAAGGGACATATTAATAAGACCATTGGGATGGTGAGGGCTTAGACGTATCTTGATAATATTGGAGACTTTCTGGGTAAAAGTAGCCTAGTTTAGGCATacgaaattgaattaaaatcgTTCCCATCGGTTTAGTCGTGAAGGCGTAgcatacagacatacagaaTGTAGTACTTATAATTAGTATCGATgcgatgtatgtatgaaagtgTTTTTCTGGGTAAATGTAGCCTAGTTTGGGCATacgaaattgaataaaaatcgtTCCCATCGGTTTAGTCGTGAAGGCGTAgcatacagacatacagaaTTTAGTACTTATAATCAGTATCGATGCGaagtatgtatgaaagtattttttaatgcattgcaataaaatgcaattactgtattttcttaaaaattactaCGTCACAGCcatgcaataaataaagtatctaTATCCCAAAGATacttcttaaaataaacattgtcaAAGCTGTGAAATTTCCAGCAGTGATCATATTTTGAATTGTAAAATATGATAACTGACCTTATTATTTCCAGATTTACCTCTAGAAGATTCTATGACCGTTCAAGAAGAACAAACAACAGCAGAAGAGGAGAAGTCATTGCCATACGCGGCGTGCGTCAAATGGGTGGTAGACTCTCAGTTCAAGGCCGACCATAGAGTAAGGGTGCCGGATGACCCCATGCAATGGTGAGTTTAGTGTTctttgaccccacataaaaGTAAATTGTAATTATCGGAAGATCCTACAATATGACTTCGATCAATTACTTGGGTCATTaattacccaatccaggatccatggtcaaaggcataccccgggtaAGGATGCAAACGGGACTGAAGCCAGGAGGGGGAAGATGAATTTGTGGTATCATACCATCTTAAAGAGTGTCGATTGACCCCAAATGATAGCCAGATTATAGTTTCGATTGACTCCACGAAATGGTGAGTTGAGAGTGCCCGTCGGCCCCAGATGATTTTCAATTATGAGTGTCAAATGATCCCATGAAATAGTCAATTGAGAATGCCAGATGGCCCCAcattaaattaagttattagTGTCGGATGACCCCAAATTATAGCCAGATTAGTGTCGAATCGTTTGATCCCACGATTAGTATGAAGATTGTCGGTTGACCCGAAATTAAAGTCAACTTAGAGTGTCAAATGACCCCACAAAAGTGTCAGATGACACATTAAAGTCAGTTAATAATGTCGGATGACCCCaggttataaaaaattaatcaatcagtgtccttttttataaattaccagctgtcccggcaaacgttgttatgccatataaataattttcgagtaatttattagttaaaaaataaatgttaagggtggacaatcCTTATCGCTAAggagtatgaaaaatagatgttggccgattctcagacctactcaatatgctcacaaaatcggtcaagccgtttcggagaagtacgggaacgaacattgtgacacgagaattttatatataccagctgtgctcgcgacttcgtccgcgtggaatagttttgggcatcattgaagccctcaaggatgaataatttcccccgttttgttttaacatttaccatgatttctttgctcctaaaatctgcagtgtgatgttacacagttatacagcctaaagccttcctcgatagaTGGTCTATtctacacaaaaagaatttttcaattcgaaccagtactaCCTgagatctcaattctatcactaagccaatcagctgagcgtagcctatcagtcttttcaagactgttggctctgtctaccccgctagggatatagacgtgatcatatgtatgtatgtatgtactacctgagattagcgcgttcaaacaaacaaactaactaactcatcagctttataatattagtatacctagatagtgccgtgtggtccccggcaccattgaaaaaaagaataggaccgctccatctctttcccatggatgtcgtaaaaggcgactaagggataggcttacaaacttgggattcttcttttagtcgatgggccagcaacctgtcactatttgaatctcaattctatcattgagccaaatagctgaacgcggccattcagtcttttcaagactgttggctctgtctaccccgctagggatatagacgtgatcatatgtatgtttgtaccacctgagattagcgcgttcaaacaaacaaacaaactcttcagctttataatattagtgtaccTAGATGAGATGATTTCCCTTGTCAGGTCCGTTCAGCACGTGAAACTCTGGATCCAGTGGGCGGTGAGACAGTTCAAGCTGTCTGGAGTGAGGCTCGCGGATTGGCACATCACCGGTGAACAGCTGTGTCACATCACCAACAAACAGTTCAAGTAActattagtatatatattccgccggccggggtgatatgacgtatttaggatcgtggattttgatacttttttttttcgtactttctgataTATgtaccgatatttttcttttaacgtttttaaatatcctttaggtgagtacacttaacagtttaatttatgcagttgaactaaaagtcaccctgtatatatatatatatatatatatatatatatatatatatatatatatatatatatatatatatacatatacatatggtcacgtctatatcccttacggggtagacagagccaacagtcttaaaaagactgtatggccatgttcagctgtttggcttaatgatagaattgaaattcaaatagtgacaggttgcgacatccataggaaagagatggagtggtcctattcttttttgtactggttccgggaaccacacggcacattagtatacatatatatatatagcctatatgttattctgggtcttcagctacctacataccaaatttcatcgtaatcggttctgAAGTTACTCCTTATGAATTTATtcaagtatataaaaatattatagattataatatttcttttatgaatttattcaagtatacagggtgacttttaattcaactgcataaatttaactgttaagtgtattcatctaaaggatatttaaaaacgttaaaagaaaaatatcggttaatatttcagaaagtaggaataaaaataaaagtatcaaaatccacgatcctaaatacgtcatatcaccccggccggcggaaaagcgacgcgtaagattcagaggtcaacgacacaattcattcagctgagcgatctcgacaactctgtactttactagatcttgatactagaaaaataatttatttttcacacatttatttacatgtttagttttaatttctttttgtagtattggtctttaataaagcgtgtgacgtagtttatgagggttttttaaatgtgaaaatgatgttgtttaatttaaataaaaataggctcaaacagctcagaagcatgggtatagtctatgtttaaaaggatgcagttgttttaaatgtcactctgtataaaaatacttattatagattataatatttctttttagagCAAAAGTACCTTCTGACCCGGGGGACCTGTTCTGGACGCATTTTGAACTGCTAAGGAAATGCAAATTTATTGgtgagtaataaaaaaaaataataagatcgCGACACGTTTTCTCTCTTTGGCATTCTAAAACTGACTCTGCTTCTTCTCCCCTTtggcttttagtcccggttgcattcacagtccgtgtggttcccggcgccaatagaaaaaaacaataggaaaaagaatatatatatataaaaggcgattagggaaagacttataaacttgggattcttcttttaggcgacgggctagtaaCCACtatgaatgtcaattctatcagtaagcctaacggctgaacgtggcctatcggtattttcataactgttggctctgtctaccccgcaatggatatagacgtgattatatgtatgtatgtttgcatcCTCAtcgctctggagaggagcccggggtgcgcctttgaccatggatcctggattgtgtgagtcaggttttcacacgaagcgactcccgtccgacctccgcgacctttgcaggggaacctgacacgtattggatcgatcatggtcacacatccagttgcctgaatgtgcaggtttcctcgcgatgttttccctcactgtaaaTAGACAATACGTagtagacggcctctgtggcgcagcggtagtgcgctcgtctgtgacaccggaggtcccgggttcgaatcccggtcagggcatgatgagaaacgaactttctctgattggcctgggtcttggatgtttataaaacatagtatcgttgcgttagtatctcgtaatacaaatctcgaacttacttcgaggcaaactcaatcagtgtaatttgtcaaaaagaaaatgtcgGTTAGACagcaaactaatgtacgtagcTTAAAAACAGTAATTGGTTAAATTTTCAGCGGTGGTACAGAATGACGAGTCTCCACTCAAAGATAGCTTAGAAGTGCCACAGTCTGCCATTAAGAAGAAACCGAAACaggtaatataatatagagatcgtggcaagtggaaagatgtagtctctgcctacccctccgggaaagaggcgtgattttatgtatgtttggatgtatgtaatatatattccaatctcctgtttggtttccttccacccaaaggttgattggaagagattgctttagcgataagtccgcctttgtaccatctctgtctgttttgtgctgtttttttgtatgttttactcttatggtgcaataaagagttttatctatctatccatATTATAGCTCATATCTTTATAACATATATGCATATAATtacatcccttgcagggtagacagagccaacagtcttataaagattgataggccacgttcagctgtttggctaaatgatacaattgtcgttcaaataatgacaggttgctagcgaaTCGTCTAAAAGAATTTAGTAATGactcattaattattattgttatactaATTAtaactgaacatggcctatcagtcttttcaagactgtcggctctgtgtaccccgcaaaggatataaacgtgattatatgtatgtatcttatcaaaattaattatatcatctTAGTGAGCGATTATCTTCCGATCGTGTCTCAGTCGCAAAATGTCTTATTTTATACGTTTAGACATTTTTTCGAATCAATTAAACAGTATGCAATATAATCTCTTAAGTAAAATGTCACGACAGTctcttaaaattcaattaaaaataaaatcgaaaagtaatcaatttaaaaaaagaaccaaaaaagaaaattgaaaagtaatcaatttaaaaaaagaaccaaaaaaaaattatcgaaaagtaatcaattaaaaaaaaaaaacaaaaaaaacaatcgaaaagtaatcaatttaaaaaaagaaccaaaaaaaaaatcgaaaagtaaaaaaaatatttttttttttccccTCCAGCTTTATTTAAGAGCCAACAACGACGAGGAATCGGCGGCTCACGCGACCAGGAACGGCAACAACGGGCAGGTGCAGCTGTGGCAGTTCCTGCTGGAGCTGCTCACCAGCGCGGAGCACTTCGACGTCATACGGTGGCACGGTacgttatatatatgtgtatttaattacttatatacctatactagaggccgcccgcaacttcgtccgcatggaaaccctatcaatcccgcgggaactctgggataaaaagtagcctatgtgttattctgggtcttcagctacctacataccaaatttcatggtaatcggttcagtagtttttgcgtgaaagagtaacaaacatccatacaaactttcgcctttataatagtagtaggatatatgtgggagaagttttgttttttttaaatcctttttgttaGTTAaccttttacttatttttacgttgGTGTCATTAAGAGATAGGATAGTGAGTCTGTGGTACGATGTAAGACGTTGTGTTTCTAAGaagtccaataaaataagaagatttacgatataattccgcactgttttactttcatatatatattatatatacagggtgacttttaattcaactgcataaatttaactgttaagtgtactcatctaaaggatatttaaaagcgtttaaagaaaaatatcggttcatatttcagaaagtacgaaaaaaaataaaagtattaaaatacacgatcctaaatacgtcatatcaccccggccggcggaaaagcgacgcgtaagattcagaggtcaacgacacaattcattcggctgagcgatctcgacaactctgtactttacttgatcttgatactagaaaaataatttatttttcagacatttattgaCATGTCGCACGTTAAGAATCAAACCGTCACTAagcaaaaaaatcaaaacctCAGAAAGTTCATTTGAAATTCCAAAATTTACAATCATtgcaaaatgttattattatgtttataattttcttacttttgtgtccatatcattattattaggaTAAACTTTGTGCTAACCACTTACAGgatttaaatctatttattaaaacggatttttttcttttttttttgtaaatatagtgTCACTGTTCCACGTAATATGTAAAAGTGTCACTTTTCAAAATGTCTTAAGTTAGAGCTGAAACATTACATGCGTTAAAATGACACTATCTTCCTATATTTATAacgataaataaacaaaataataatatataattgtagAGTATTCTTATTGAAATTGTTCTTATTATCTAAAATCACAGTAATCAGACTATcaatattactattatttgaaacaatagataacaaaattaaattctaaacAAATGTCTCACAGACAGACAATAATTTGAccaaaatcaataaacaacTCTCCTCACTAATTACGAAttggtttttgttttggtaTCATTAAGTTcgaaaatgaaacaaaaatcatacctatttcaaatactttttcatttaagttttttttataaactttatttacctaatcaaaatcaaaataaaaagaaatagtaaaaaaatcttagtacaaaataaaaaagtgacaatTTTGAGATGGATTTCTTAATcacctattattattatcccTTGAAAATTATAGAATGTGATTATAAAAAGATGATACATAATACGGCAAtatagcatttttttttataagatccttaagatccttttttttattatcagacAATGGTAATTTTGAAGTATAAAGAGGGAGTAATTGAGGCCGAGCACGAggtattttaatcaattttatttctttgtaattTTCTTCCGAATAAGATTCCTTGTAATATACTCTtacgttattatttaaatcccGTTTTTCAATCTTTATAATCTTGATATCACTTACTTTAACTACCGCTCCTTCTGTATTTTTAGTCAATTTATactcttgaattttttttatgtcataaaATTCCTTGTGAGACATTTCTACTACATTATATTTGTTCCCTTTTTTCTTTGCCTCTCGTATGGCATTTATGTACTGATCCGGGACGTAAATAGGTCCAGCACGTAACATTCTTTTTATCTGCCGCTCTATTGTGGAATGGACAGAGTCACCCTCATTTTGCGTATGACCTTTGATCAAAAACTTATgaattattgaattaatatttggtAAGTTCTTAACtgcgtgtatgtatgtggaaaATACgaattggtttttattttggcCATATGCGTTAtcagagtaaaatattatatctacTTTTCCTGACAAAGACGCGGACTTTTTCTCTAAGAATTTGAATATGCATGTACCTATTTCATTTGCGCCCTTTTGCCCTTCAACCTCATTCCAAAAAAAGCAGTCAGTATTATCTGCTTTTAGTtcgcaaattgtaaaattcatGCAATATAATCTGGATTTGTAATAGAAAGAAGACACATCTTCCCTAGGAACCTGTAACATGGCTTGCATATCATAACATGCTACAATATTATTCTCACTGATAAATTCCTTGTCTCGTAACTTCTCTGCCCTGCTTAATTCTTTCTCTTTTAAGTGTGATATATACTTTTCTTccaatttttctttatctggTTGTAATGCGTTTTCATATGCAACACAATCTTCGCAACGGTCTTTCTTTGGtgtaaaaaaacttatattaaaGTCTTCTTTAAACacttttctataaatattaattttgacataATCAGATCCATTCTTTTCacaatcttttttataatctctGTATAAATCGGTTAATGTTTTCCCTCCCTCTATGTATTCTCTACTTGTTTGTTGACGCAAATAATGGCTCTCAATTCTGGGTATACTATCAATATGTCTTTTAACTGTAGCCAATAACTCTGCAGATACTTTGGTTCCATGATTTTTGTGTTTTCCACGTAGTTCAGGTTCAATAATACCcgttgaattaaatttttctataaCAGTCCGAATTGGCCTGTCATTGGTACCTAAAgttcttttgaaaaatattttgcataccttctttttttggttatttattgttaagtaAAATGAGTGTTTGGGTTTTCTAttgttagatatttttttatattgatactTCGGTTTAATCTCACTCATATGTTTAGAT
The DNA window shown above is from Amyelois transitella isolate CPQ chromosome 30, ilAmyTran1.1, whole genome shotgun sequence and carries:
- the LOC106136547 gene encoding DNA-binding protein Ets97D, which produces MEVTDFSDILNGRSIKMESNDGPFDDNTGVESSDPLSMIPQYVTESDLGLIPSGTEILQTPLTVFNDTPDEDDTMQSTDSSEEVIVQLMDIRTRLSKLRTMLERRLGVDLSDHTFWLQDAKMLESHKTLVEQCIRGEGVVQVNIQIKSNERKINILDVLKPDEELVPLATEPRMDDDYLPLEDSMTVQEEQTTAEEEKSLPYAACVKWVVDSQFKADHRVRVPDDPMQWSVQHVKLWIQWAVRQFKLSGVRLADWHITGEQLCHITNKQFKAKVPSDPGDLFWTHFELLRKCKFIAVVQNDESPLKDSLEVPQSAIKKKPKQLYLRANNDEESAAHATRNGNNGQVQLWQFLLELLTSAEHFDVIRWHGAEGEFKLLEPERVARLWGARKHKPAMNYEKLSRALRYYYDGDMIAKVAGKRFVYKFVCDLRQLIGYDAGELAELVKGVHDGGACEE